The proteins below are encoded in one region of Pedococcus aerophilus:
- a CDS encoding MOSC domain-containing protein — protein sequence MTARVVALRCFPVKAAGGQSLPALEVGADGVVGDRGWAVYDHADKLASGKHSRRFRRMDPVFTLVAGRVGEETVLVLPDGTDLVAGEPGTDEGLSDHFGEPVTLRREGVIPHQDAAPISLVGTATLAELGRYEGDGNPLDPRHVRANIVVETTEPYVEESWVGREVTVGGVRLRVTEPTERCRMVGVAQVDLPERPGMLKAIADHHALVAGVYAEVVTPGRVALGDEVEPS from the coding sequence GTGACGGCCCGCGTCGTCGCCCTGCGCTGCTTCCCCGTCAAGGCCGCCGGTGGCCAGTCCCTGCCTGCCCTCGAGGTCGGGGCCGACGGCGTGGTCGGCGACCGGGGGTGGGCGGTCTACGACCACGCCGACAAGCTGGCCTCGGGCAAGCACTCCCGCCGGTTCCGCCGGATGGACCCGGTGTTCACGCTGGTGGCCGGCCGCGTGGGCGAGGAGACCGTCCTCGTCCTGCCCGACGGCACCGACCTCGTGGCCGGGGAACCCGGGACCGACGAGGGCCTGAGCGACCACTTCGGTGAGCCGGTCACGCTCCGGCGCGAGGGCGTCATACCCCACCAGGACGCCGCCCCGATCTCGCTGGTGGGAACCGCGACCCTCGCGGAGCTCGGGCGGTACGAGGGTGACGGGAACCCCCTCGACCCGCGGCACGTGCGGGCCAACATCGTGGTCGAGACCACCGAGCCGTACGTCGAGGAGTCCTGGGTCGGCCGCGAGGTCACCGTCGGTGGGGTGCGGCTGCGGGTCACCGAGCCGACCGAGCGCTGCCGCATGGTCGGCGTCGCCCAGGTCGACCTGCCCGAGCGCCCGGGCATGCTCAAGGCGATCGCCGACCACCACGCCCTCGTCGCCGGGGTCTACGCGGAGGTGGTGACGCCCGGGCGGGTGGCCCTCGGCGACGAGGTCGAGCCCTCCTGA
- a CDS encoding PPOX class F420-dependent oxidoreductase codes for MTLAPSLADLGDEKFVSLTTFRRTGVGVATPVWIGRDGDTLVVTTPTGSGKVKRLRNDNRVELRPCSRRGAVEDGAPTVTAVAEVVEGSDAMRRLDAVLKPKYGIEYRIVMMIEKIMRRGHTDRVMLRITSD; via the coding sequence ATGACCCTCGCTCCGTCCCTCGCCGACCTCGGCGACGAGAAGTTCGTGTCCCTGACGACGTTCCGCAGGACCGGGGTGGGCGTCGCCACCCCCGTGTGGATCGGTCGGGACGGCGACACCCTCGTCGTGACGACGCCGACCGGCAGCGGCAAGGTCAAGCGGCTGCGCAACGACAACCGGGTCGAGCTGCGCCCCTGCTCGCGCCGCGGAGCCGTCGAGGACGGCGCTCCCACCGTGACGGCCGTCGCCGAGGTGGTCGAGGGGTCCGACGCGATGCGCCGACTCGACGCCGTGCTGAAGCCCAAGTACGGCATCGAGTACCGCATCGTCATGATGATCGAGAAGATCATGCGGCGCGGTCACACCGACCGGGTCATGCTCCGGATCACCTCGGACTGA
- a CDS encoding WhiB family transcriptional regulator, whose product MDWRDRAACLDEDPELFFPIGNTGPAILQIEEAKVVCRRCEVVDTCLKWAIESGQDAGVWGGMSEDERRALKRRNARARRAG is encoded by the coding sequence ATGGATTGGCGCGACCGCGCTGCTTGCCTCGACGAGGACCCTGAGCTGTTCTTCCCCATCGGGAACACCGGCCCAGCCATCCTCCAGATCGAGGAGGCCAAAGTTGTCTGCCGACGCTGCGAGGTCGTCGACACCTGCCTCAAGTGGGCCATCGAGTCCGGCCAGGACGCCGGCGTCTGGGGCGGCATGTCCGAGGACGAGCGCCGCGCGCTCAAGCGCCGCAACGCCCGGGCCCGCCGCGCCGGCTGA
- a CDS encoding FtsK/SpoIIIE domain-containing protein, translating into MRLQLTVTHRASSPGAPPGPTTTEVEVDAPEGTTAAELSNALVAHLGGESRSATGPVDSSAPVLHVSGEAIDPAARLGAPPLLTGASLTLLPRNLLHDSTSRTEGARRSTMLLAVTHGPDCGRSVDLRSGSLTVGRSEEADLCLDDPGLSRLHAKLRVEADGVTLQDLGSTNGTTVDGLTVGHDPVPVTTTSRIQVGATTLALRPAGAVPAATSATWLGTLAVNRRPRILEPHRPTTVTLPTPPTPPRRTRVPWLAVLLPLPVAAALALFLGPTMLAFALMGPVLMVGSVLSDRWGARRTYAAELVSHEAAVLVARERVAAACREEHQFRVRAAPDPATVLAVAGGPTDRLWERRHDDPDAFSVSIGRCRRDASVRLVHPAASGLEDRPQLSDAPCTLALPEVGVLGVCGDPVAVTRSVRSLLGQLVTTHSPADLRVVALADTTDHLDRWRWLDRVPHCHNGFHDRGDSSRASSIHPGRLALDRDDAAVLSTAGGLAALVRDRLDDRPGSRWDGPVTAVLLDGAAAFRAVPDLAVVLADGARAGVVCLALGADRSELPHEAGAVLDLARPGTPSLSAPGHQHEDLVVDGVGAAWTERLGRALAPLRDATPSQGAAALPGRAGLLGLPGCPSEHVDRPGGSPSSESAGSDVAAAWTRTPHSTLVPLGVCSTGTFWVDLAQDGPHLLVGGTTGAGKSELLRTLVAALALHNSPEHLSFVLVDYKGGAAFRDCSDLPHVTGVVTDLDDQLASRALTSLMAEVTRRERLLRDAGVTEFVAYQCSSAGTGSPLARLVVVVDEFRALAEELPRFVDGLVHLAAVGRSLGIHLVLATQRPAGVVTADIKANVNLRIALRMRDRIDSEDVIDSPVAASISPSTPGRAHARVGGSPLLEFQAAHVGSLLRGGPRDGVRITTIDDGSEIVERKRSDFRTPDGFEPTEPTELRAIVEATAGAAALLGIEPAPKAWLPPLPDVVDHASLAVPPDDLTAHLGIVDVPEEQRQHPLVLDLRARGHWAVVGAPGTGRSSALTTVARSLCARRASDALHVYAVSGGGLETLASLPHVGASTSWSDPQRVERLVRRLASEVSDRRSALARRGLTTMTQWWESADSVTAPPPILLLVDDWDLAAGRHDDLALASLVDQILTLLREGEPVGLTGVLAGDRSLLLGRAGAAVSRRVVLRLADPSDAVLLGLTPRAVGVLQHSGRGLTSDGRYVQLALPPEPDLTHHAPPADDRQGPLRIEPLPVLVRSDDLAQDLGDRTGVALGVGGDEAMTLTLDPGRDGRRWLVVGGASSGVSTTVLLIAGHLLAVGRPVAVVAPRGGPLEELRGHPGIACWHDGSSSAGLVRARQEHPELAVVVDDAEQLLDDPVEPVVKEISHLVDRDDGLLVVGANATALSSQYRGVAVEIARHRTGVLLGPRSGVERDLFALKIPLERDALAGRGQLVRRGLGTPIQVALPTATNGVAAATSGVVAAVAAPPPAG; encoded by the coding sequence ATGCGACTGCAACTGACCGTCACGCACCGCGCGTCCTCACCCGGAGCCCCACCCGGTCCGACGACCACCGAGGTGGAGGTGGATGCTCCCGAGGGCACCACAGCCGCTGAGCTGAGCAACGCCCTGGTGGCCCACCTCGGGGGCGAGAGCCGTTCCGCCACGGGCCCCGTCGACAGCTCCGCCCCCGTGCTCCACGTCTCCGGCGAGGCCATCGACCCGGCGGCCCGCCTGGGAGCTCCCCCGCTGCTCACGGGCGCGTCCTTGACACTGCTCCCACGAAACCTGTTGCACGACAGCACCTCTCGCACCGAAGGGGCTCGACGCAGCACCATGCTGCTCGCGGTGACGCACGGCCCGGACTGCGGGCGTTCGGTGGACCTGCGGTCAGGGTCGCTGACGGTCGGGCGTTCCGAGGAAGCCGACCTGTGCCTCGACGACCCCGGGCTGTCCCGCCTGCACGCCAAGCTCCGGGTGGAGGCGGACGGGGTGACGCTCCAGGACCTCGGTTCCACGAACGGCACCACCGTGGACGGCCTCACCGTGGGCCACGACCCCGTACCGGTCACCACCACGAGCCGCATCCAGGTGGGAGCGACCACACTGGCCCTGCGTCCCGCCGGTGCCGTCCCCGCCGCCACGTCGGCCACCTGGCTCGGAACGCTCGCCGTGAACCGTCGGCCACGGATCCTCGAGCCGCACCGTCCAACCACGGTCACCCTCCCCACGCCCCCGACCCCACCGCGCCGCACCCGGGTGCCCTGGCTGGCGGTGCTGCTCCCGCTGCCGGTCGCAGCGGCTCTCGCACTGTTCCTGGGACCGACGATGCTCGCCTTCGCCCTCATGGGCCCGGTGCTCATGGTCGGCTCCGTCCTGAGCGACCGGTGGGGAGCGCGTCGGACGTATGCGGCCGAGCTGGTCTCGCACGAGGCCGCTGTCCTCGTGGCGCGCGAGCGCGTCGCGGCGGCCTGCCGCGAGGAGCACCAGTTCCGGGTGCGCGCCGCGCCCGACCCTGCCACGGTCCTGGCGGTGGCCGGTGGCCCCACCGATCGGCTGTGGGAACGGCGGCACGACGACCCCGACGCTTTCTCCGTCTCGATCGGGCGGTGCCGTCGGGACGCCTCGGTCCGACTCGTGCACCCAGCGGCCTCGGGCCTCGAGGACCGGCCGCAGCTGTCCGATGCCCCATGCACCCTCGCCCTTCCCGAGGTCGGCGTGCTCGGCGTGTGCGGAGACCCCGTGGCGGTCACCCGCTCGGTGCGGTCGTTGCTCGGTCAGCTCGTCACCACGCACTCCCCCGCGGACCTGCGGGTCGTCGCACTGGCCGACACCACGGACCACCTTGATCGTTGGCGGTGGCTGGATCGGGTCCCGCACTGCCACAACGGGTTCCACGACCGGGGTGACTCGTCCCGGGCATCGTCCATCCACCCGGGACGCCTCGCGCTCGACCGCGACGACGCCGCCGTCCTCTCGACCGCGGGCGGCCTGGCTGCCCTGGTTCGCGACCGCCTCGACGACCGTCCCGGCAGCCGATGGGACGGTCCGGTCACCGCGGTGCTGCTCGACGGCGCCGCCGCCTTCCGCGCCGTCCCGGACCTGGCGGTGGTCCTCGCCGACGGCGCCAGGGCGGGCGTCGTGTGCCTCGCCCTCGGTGCAGACCGGTCCGAGCTCCCCCACGAGGCGGGCGCGGTGCTGGACCTGGCGCGGCCCGGTACCCCGTCGCTCTCGGCGCCGGGGCACCAGCACGAGGACCTGGTCGTGGACGGTGTGGGCGCTGCGTGGACCGAGCGGCTGGGACGGGCCCTCGCGCCGCTCCGGGACGCAACCCCCTCCCAAGGTGCCGCAGCACTCCCCGGTCGCGCCGGCCTGCTGGGTCTCCCGGGCTGTCCGTCGGAGCACGTCGACCGCCCCGGCGGGTCGCCGAGCAGCGAGAGCGCCGGGTCCGACGTCGCCGCAGCCTGGACCCGGACGCCGCACTCCACCCTTGTGCCGCTCGGGGTGTGCAGCACCGGCACCTTCTGGGTCGACCTGGCGCAGGACGGCCCCCACCTGCTCGTGGGTGGGACCACGGGAGCAGGCAAGTCCGAGCTCCTGCGGACGCTGGTCGCGGCCCTCGCCCTGCACAACAGCCCGGAGCACCTGTCGTTCGTGCTCGTGGACTACAAGGGTGGAGCCGCCTTCCGCGACTGCTCGGACCTGCCCCACGTGACCGGGGTCGTCACCGACCTCGACGACCAGCTGGCCTCGCGGGCACTCACCTCGCTGATGGCGGAGGTGACGCGGCGCGAGCGTCTACTGCGCGACGCCGGTGTCACGGAATTCGTTGCCTACCAATGCAGTTCGGCTGGAACGGGCTCACCGCTGGCGCGCCTCGTCGTCGTGGTCGACGAGTTCCGCGCCCTCGCCGAGGAGCTTCCCAGGTTCGTCGACGGCCTGGTCCACCTCGCCGCCGTGGGTCGGTCGCTCGGGATCCACCTGGTCCTGGCGACCCAGCGCCCAGCAGGGGTGGTGACTGCCGACATCAAGGCCAACGTCAACCTGCGCATCGCCTTGCGCATGCGAGACCGGATCGACTCGGAGGACGTCATCGACAGTCCCGTGGCCGCGTCGATCTCGCCCTCGACCCCCGGTCGCGCCCACGCCCGCGTCGGAGGCTCGCCCCTGCTGGAGTTCCAGGCCGCCCACGTCGGATCCTTGCTCCGCGGAGGACCCCGAGACGGGGTCCGCATCACGACGATCGACGACGGGTCGGAGATCGTGGAGAGAAAGCGGTCGGACTTCCGCACACCCGATGGTTTCGAGCCCACCGAGCCGACCGAGCTGCGCGCCATCGTCGAGGCGACCGCCGGGGCAGCAGCACTCCTGGGCATCGAGCCCGCACCCAAGGCCTGGCTGCCTCCCCTTCCCGATGTCGTGGACCACGCGTCCCTGGCCGTTCCCCCGGACGACCTGACCGCCCACCTCGGGATCGTGGACGTCCCGGAGGAGCAGCGCCAGCACCCCCTCGTCCTCGACCTGCGGGCCAGGGGCCACTGGGCGGTCGTGGGCGCCCCGGGCACTGGCCGGTCGAGTGCGTTGACGACCGTGGCCCGATCGCTGTGCGCCCGTCGCGCCAGCGACGCCCTGCACGTGTACGCCGTCAGTGGGGGTGGACTCGAGACCCTCGCCTCGCTGCCCCACGTGGGGGCCAGCACGAGCTGGTCCGACCCGCAGCGGGTGGAACGACTGGTCCGACGACTGGCCTCGGAGGTCTCCGACCGGCGCAGCGCCCTGGCCCGCCGCGGCCTCACGACGATGACCCAGTGGTGGGAGTCGGCAGACTCGGTCACCGCCCCGCCGCCCATCCTGCTGCTCGTCGACGACTGGGACCTGGCCGCCGGCCGACACGACGACCTGGCCCTGGCCTCCCTCGTCGACCAGATCCTGACCCTGCTGCGCGAGGGTGAGCCGGTCGGCCTGACCGGGGTGCTGGCCGGGGACCGGTCGCTGCTGCTCGGTCGGGCCGGGGCGGCGGTCAGCCGCCGGGTGGTCCTCCGGCTGGCAGACCCTTCCGACGCGGTGCTGCTCGGACTGACTCCCCGTGCCGTCGGGGTGCTCCAGCACAGTGGACGTGGGCTGACGTCGGACGGCCGGTACGTCCAGCTGGCCCTGCCTCCGGAGCCTGACCTGACGCACCACGCTCCACCTGCCGACGACCGCCAGGGGCCACTGCGGATCGAGCCCCTTCCGGTGTTGGTGCGGTCCGACGACCTGGCGCAGGACCTCGGCGACCGTACCGGGGTGGCCCTGGGTGTCGGTGGCGACGAAGCCATGACCCTGACACTCGACCCGGGACGGGACGGGCGACGTTGGCTGGTCGTGGGAGGGGCCTCCTCCGGCGTGTCGACCACCGTGCTGCTCATCGCCGGCCACCTGCTCGCAGTCGGGCGACCGGTCGCCGTCGTCGCTCCGCGCGGAGGCCCGCTCGAGGAGCTCCGCGGCCACCCGGGGATCGCCTGTTGGCACGACGGGTCGTCGTCAGCCGGCCTGGTCCGGGCTCGGCAGGAGCACCCCGAGCTCGCCGTCGTGGTCGACGACGCCGAGCAGCTCCTCGACGACCCCGTGGAGCCCGTCGTCAAGGAGATCTCGCACCTCGTCGACCGTGACGACGGCCTCCTCGTGGTGGGCGCGAACGCCACCGCGCTGTCGTCCCAGTACCGCGGCGTCGCCGTCGAGATCGCCCGCCACCGAACCGGGGTCCTGCTGGGACCTCGCTCGGGCGTCGAGCGAGACCTGTTCGCGCTCAAGATCCCGCTCGAGCGCGACGCGCTGGCAGGCCGTGGCCAGCTGGTTCGCCGCGGGCTCGGGACACCGATCCAGGTCGCCCTGCCCACCGCCACCAATGGCGTGGCCGCCGCTACCAGCGGCGTGGTCGCAGCGGTCGCTGCCCCTCCACCCGCGGGGTAG
- a CDS encoding sensor histidine kinase produces the protein MPTLNEVLHASTDLAPGEVEWLQLLVGDWQLISDLSFADLVLWVPGGLEGWLAVAHVRPTTGQMVFFEDVVGRRTHRGRQSLLDQAYADRRIVRERDPIFRDDMPVREEAIPVVKNGRALAVITRHTNLAAMRTPSRLELTYQALADALARMIAAGEFPNVSAPTGQRRGAPRVGDGVIRLDVNGIVSYASPNALSAIHRLGHVGDVIGELLAKVVADLLRDESPVDESLAVVVTGRAPWRTEVSSRGSSVSMRAIPLTEGGQRVGALLLLRDVSELRRRERELITKDATIREIHHRVKNNLQTVAALLRLQARRLPEGEAGRVALEEAVRRVGVIALVHETLSQGFDETVEFDDIAVRGLQAITEVAKVEHPISTKVVGSFGMLRAEDATAMAMILSELVQNAVEHGLADVAEGTICVEAQRSTDDRGDEILAVTITDDGVGLPKGFRPGASGLGTQIVESLVQDLRGRIVWEPAEPNGTRARFVARLRPLGRDSS, from the coding sequence GTGCCCACGCTGAACGAGGTGCTCCACGCGTCGACCGACCTTGCCCCGGGCGAGGTCGAGTGGCTCCAGCTGCTCGTCGGTGACTGGCAGCTCATCTCCGACCTGTCCTTCGCCGACCTCGTCCTGTGGGTCCCCGGAGGGCTCGAGGGCTGGCTGGCCGTCGCGCACGTGCGCCCCACGACCGGCCAGATGGTGTTCTTCGAGGACGTCGTCGGACGGCGCACGCACCGGGGGCGGCAGTCGCTGCTCGACCAGGCGTACGCCGACCGGCGGATCGTGCGGGAGCGCGACCCGATCTTCCGCGATGACATGCCGGTGCGCGAGGAGGCCATCCCCGTCGTGAAGAACGGCCGCGCGCTGGCCGTGATCACCCGCCACACCAACCTCGCGGCGATGCGCACGCCGAGCCGTCTCGAGCTGACCTACCAGGCCCTGGCCGACGCCCTGGCCCGGATGATCGCGGCGGGGGAGTTCCCCAACGTGTCGGCGCCGACCGGTCAGCGGCGGGGTGCGCCCCGCGTCGGTGACGGCGTGATCCGGTTGGACGTCAACGGGATCGTGTCCTACGCCAGCCCCAACGCCCTGTCCGCGATCCACCGGCTCGGCCACGTCGGTGACGTCATCGGGGAGCTGCTGGCCAAGGTCGTCGCCGACCTGCTGCGTGACGAGTCCCCGGTGGACGAGTCGCTGGCCGTCGTCGTGACGGGACGGGCGCCGTGGCGCACCGAGGTGAGCTCACGCGGGTCGAGCGTGTCGATGCGCGCCATACCGCTGACCGAGGGTGGTCAGCGCGTCGGCGCCCTGCTCCTGCTGCGCGACGTCTCCGAGCTGCGCCGCCGCGAGCGGGAGCTGATCACCAAGGACGCGACGATCCGCGAGATCCACCACCGGGTGAAGAACAACCTCCAGACGGTCGCAGCCCTGCTGCGGCTCCAGGCGCGTCGGCTCCCCGAGGGGGAGGCCGGTCGCGTGGCGCTGGAGGAGGCGGTGCGCCGGGTGGGGGTCATCGCCCTCGTGCACGAGACGCTCAGCCAGGGCTTCGACGAGACGGTGGAGTTCGACGACATCGCCGTGCGCGGCCTGCAGGCCATCACCGAGGTGGCCAAGGTCGAGCACCCCATCTCGACCAAGGTCGTCGGCTCGTTCGGAATGCTTCGGGCCGAGGACGCGACCGCGATGGCGATGATCTTGTCCGAGCTCGTGCAGAACGCCGTCGAGCACGGGCTCGCCGACGTCGCCGAGGGGACCATCTGCGTCGAGGCCCAGCGGTCCACCGACGACCGGGGCGACGAGATCCTCGCGGTCACGATCACCGACGACGGGGTCGGGCTGCCCAAGGGGTTCCGTCCGGGTGCCTCGGGGCTCGGCACCCAGATCGTCGAGTCGCTGGTCCAGGACCTGCGGGGCCGGATCGTGTGGGAGCCGGCGGAGCCCAACGGGACACGCGCCCGGTTCGTCGCCAGGCTGCGGCCCCTGGGGCGCGACAGCTCCTAG